One genomic segment of Microbacterium sp. ProA8 includes these proteins:
- a CDS encoding cytochrome P450 — MTRPLADESLSVLAHGYDFGERVWRRFREGARSAPLRLLGRDALLVRGTAAVELFYDETRIARHGAMPAIVQETLFGHGSVHSLDGDEQRHRKATFVDIAYDDAEVERLHPLLEREWRHELHAWLDGGDRTAYDAAVGALGRAIMTWAGLPGTPAAKTRWSARLAQIVDGFGAPYSPAYLAAVGNRIWSDRHARRLIEAVRSGDLAAREGTALRSWAWHRDRAGELLPAHLAGVELQNTIRPTIAVARFVAFAAKELHDRPEWQARIAAETAERETLVGGPLAIMFAQEIRRTAPFVPMLPGWATQDIDLDGQHLAAGGRVLLDILGTDTDAGSWENPATFDPERFRGAEDYEALTAFIPHGGAGVATGHRCPGEKIAISGLATAIAVLSDPGLTVLDSGLTVNRRRLPTMPKSGAHVRAGGAASRCPVH, encoded by the coding sequence ATGACGCGTCCGCTCGCCGACGAGTCGCTCTCCGTCCTCGCCCACGGCTACGACTTCGGCGAGCGCGTGTGGCGGCGCTTCCGCGAGGGTGCGCGGTCTGCACCCCTGCGACTGCTGGGCCGGGACGCACTCCTCGTGCGAGGCACCGCGGCGGTTGAGCTGTTCTACGACGAGACGCGAATCGCCCGCCACGGCGCGATGCCCGCGATCGTGCAGGAGACGCTGTTCGGACACGGCTCGGTGCACAGCCTCGACGGCGACGAGCAGCGCCACCGGAAGGCGACGTTCGTGGACATCGCCTACGACGATGCCGAGGTCGAACGTCTGCATCCGCTGCTCGAGCGGGAGTGGCGTCATGAGCTCCACGCGTGGCTGGACGGCGGCGACCGCACGGCCTACGACGCGGCCGTCGGAGCTCTGGGTCGGGCGATCATGACGTGGGCCGGACTGCCGGGCACGCCCGCGGCGAAGACCCGCTGGTCGGCGCGCCTGGCGCAGATCGTCGACGGCTTCGGCGCGCCCTACTCCCCCGCGTACCTCGCGGCAGTCGGCAATCGCATCTGGTCGGACCGGCACGCGCGGCGCCTCATTGAGGCGGTGCGCTCCGGCGACCTCGCTGCCCGAGAGGGGACGGCTCTTCGTTCCTGGGCCTGGCACCGCGATCGCGCGGGCGAACTGCTGCCTGCGCATCTCGCGGGAGTCGAGCTGCAGAATACGATCCGTCCCACGATCGCCGTCGCGCGCTTCGTCGCCTTCGCGGCGAAGGAGCTGCACGACCGGCCCGAGTGGCAGGCTCGCATCGCCGCCGAGACGGCGGAGCGGGAGACCCTGGTGGGGGGTCCTCTCGCGATCATGTTCGCCCAGGAGATCCGGCGGACCGCACCCTTCGTGCCGATGCTCCCCGGATGGGCGACCCAGGACATCGACCTCGACGGGCAGCACCTCGCCGCCGGCGGGCGCGTGCTGCTCGACATCCTCGGCACCGACACGGACGCCGGTTCGTGGGAGAACCCGGCCACGTTCGATCCCGAGCGCTTCCGCGGCGCCGAAGACTACGAGGCGCTGACCGCCTTCATCCCCCACGGCGGTGCCGGTGTGGCGACCGGCCACCGCTGCCCGGGCGAGAAGATCGCGATCTCCGGACTCGCCACGGCGATCGCCGTGCTGAGCGACCCCGGGCTGACCGTCCTCGACTCCGGCCTCACCGTGAACCGTCGCCGGCTTCCGACGATGCCGAAGTCCGGAGCGCACGTGCGGGCCGGCGGAGCAGCGTCTCGCTGCCCGGTCCACTGA
- a CDS encoding DUF2188 domain-containing protein, with amino-acid sequence MAETEHTVITRSNRGQWEVSVAERPDLSQSFSSREEAVDAGRTTADELSWRHIVEDAEPTGVITDPADD; translated from the coding sequence ATGGCCGAGACCGAGCACACCGTCATCACCCGTTCGAATCGCGGACAGTGGGAGGTGTCCGTCGCCGAGCGGCCCGACCTCTCGCAGAGCTTCTCGAGCCGCGAAGAGGCGGTCGATGCGGGACGCACGACCGCCGACGAGCTGAGCTGGCGTCACATCGTGGAGGATGCGGAGCCGACCGGCGTGATCACCGACCCGGCCGACGACTGA
- the dinB gene encoding DNA polymerase IV: protein MRGEATVLHADLDAFYASVEQRDAPALRGRPVIVGGGVVLAASYEAKARGVRTAMGGRQARELCPDAVIVPPRMDAYSAASRDVFAIFRDTTPLVEGLSIDEAFLEVGGLRRIAGSPEQIAVGLRARVRTEVGLAISVGVARTKFLAKVASAVSKPDGLLVVEPEREQAFLLPLPVERLWGVGAVTAEKLHGLGIHTVGELAELEAATAERLLGRAAGAHLHALARLRDPRPVDSTRRRGSIGSQRALGNRPRSAEELDLFLTQIVDRLARRLRERDRVCRTVVLRLRYGDYAKATRSRTVRFPTDRTSVLLGVARALLAAAQPEIAERGITLIGISLSQLGRADSIQPELPIDWDDGERLDTVLDAVRDRFGATSVSRAAQLGRDPGWSTPLLPEHE, encoded by the coding sequence ATGCGGGGCGAGGCGACCGTGCTGCACGCCGATCTGGACGCCTTCTACGCCTCGGTCGAGCAGCGCGACGCGCCCGCGCTGCGCGGCCGGCCGGTCATCGTCGGCGGTGGCGTCGTGCTGGCGGCCAGCTACGAGGCGAAGGCCCGCGGCGTGCGCACCGCCATGGGCGGGCGGCAGGCGCGGGAGCTCTGCCCGGATGCCGTGATCGTACCGCCGCGGATGGACGCCTACTCTGCAGCCAGTCGCGACGTGTTCGCGATCTTCCGGGATACGACCCCGCTCGTCGAAGGCCTCTCCATCGACGAGGCGTTCCTCGAGGTCGGCGGGCTCCGGCGCATCGCGGGCTCCCCCGAGCAGATCGCGGTGGGACTGCGTGCACGGGTGCGCACCGAGGTCGGACTCGCGATCTCGGTCGGGGTCGCCCGCACCAAGTTCCTCGCCAAGGTCGCGAGCGCGGTGAGCAAGCCCGACGGGCTGCTCGTGGTGGAACCGGAGCGGGAGCAGGCGTTCCTGCTCCCGCTGCCCGTCGAACGGTTGTGGGGTGTCGGCGCGGTGACCGCCGAGAAGCTGCACGGGCTCGGCATCCATACCGTCGGCGAGTTGGCCGAACTCGAAGCGGCGACCGCCGAGAGGCTGCTGGGAAGGGCGGCCGGCGCGCACCTGCATGCACTCGCCCGCCTGCGGGACCCGCGCCCGGTCGACTCGACGCGCCGCCGCGGGTCGATCGGCTCGCAACGCGCCCTTGGCAACCGCCCTCGCTCGGCCGAAGAGCTGGACCTCTTCCTCACGCAGATCGTCGATCGGCTCGCGCGCCGACTGCGCGAGCGCGACCGGGTCTGCCGCACGGTCGTACTGCGCCTCCGGTACGGCGACTACGCGAAGGCCACCCGCTCGCGCACGGTCCGGTTCCCGACCGATCGCACCTCGGTGCTGCTCGGCGTCGCACGCGCACTACTCGCGGCCGCGCAGCCCGAGATCGCCGAACGCGGCATCACCCTGATCGGCATCTCGCTGTCGCAGCTGGGGCGCGCCGACAGCATCCAGCCCGAGCTGCCCATCGACTGGGACGACGGCGAGCGCCTCGACACCGTGCTCGACGCCGTGCGCGATCGCTTCGGTGCGACGTCGGTCTCGCGGGCCGCGCAGCTCGGTCGCGACCCGGGCTGGTCGACGCCGCTGCTGCCGGAGCACGAGTGA
- a CDS encoding zinc-ribbon domain-containing protein, whose translation MAERVELWWARRQFSKGAEVPYPVGSYREAWAPFPALIRQYHPELNAGIVLSQVPPAADVLLLWQCEAGHKFAATPDEQRNRPGRERRRSAWCPDCADLARPARALPMREVVTAPGSPVPAAIANPVDRAVLRQKLPKRKQRVCPKTPDVPVGEPFHSECAPKPASAIEAQLRADLFARLGVTQGMNAVRVARPFFDHVEVWPDILLPELRVAIEYDSTGRHGLEHVGKREDADRRKGRALRAAKWEVVRIRTGKLEPLGPHDLQLATWNRKGLDRLVDTLRDIRGPLLVDPYLAW comes from the coding sequence ATGGCAGAGCGTGTCGAACTGTGGTGGGCTCGCCGCCAGTTCTCCAAAGGCGCGGAGGTGCCGTACCCCGTCGGCAGCTACCGGGAGGCCTGGGCGCCGTTTCCCGCCCTCATCCGCCAGTATCACCCCGAGCTCAACGCCGGCATCGTCCTGAGCCAGGTTCCCCCGGCCGCCGACGTGCTGCTGCTGTGGCAATGCGAGGCAGGGCACAAGTTCGCGGCCACCCCCGACGAGCAGCGCAACCGCCCCGGCCGTGAGCGCCGCCGGTCCGCCTGGTGCCCGGACTGCGCGGACCTTGCCCGGCCTGCCCGGGCACTCCCGATGCGGGAGGTGGTCACGGCGCCCGGCTCCCCCGTGCCGGCCGCGATCGCGAACCCGGTCGACCGCGCCGTTCTCCGGCAGAAGTTGCCGAAGCGAAAGCAGCGTGTGTGCCCCAAGACGCCCGACGTGCCGGTCGGCGAGCCGTTCCACTCGGAGTGTGCGCCGAAGCCGGCGTCGGCGATCGAGGCCCAGCTGCGCGCCGACCTGTTCGCACGCCTCGGGGTGACGCAGGGGATGAACGCGGTACGGGTCGCGCGGCCGTTCTTCGACCACGTGGAGGTGTGGCCCGACATCCTTCTTCCGGAACTGCGCGTCGCCATCGAGTACGACAGCACCGGCCGGCATGGCCTCGAGCACGTCGGCAAGCGCGAGGACGCCGACCGCCGCAAAGGCCGCGCGCTGCGCGCGGCGAAGTGGGAGGTCGTACGGATCCGCACCGGCAAGCTCGAACCACTCGGCCCTCACGACTTGCAGCTGGCGACCTGGAACAGGAAAGGGCTCGACCGCCTCGTCGACACGTTGCGGGACATCCGCGGTCCACTGCTCGTCGACCCGTACCTCGCCTGGTGA
- a CDS encoding nitroreductase family deazaflavin-dependent oxidoreductase, whose product MSIVTIVRSAVGAALLVNAVPHGVSGVQGRPFPSPFGDPPGVGMSSPPVNVGWSAANAIAGALLLRRGLRSPAEAVGAAVGAVAMAIVVSYHFREVLAGGRGLRGMRLAKGGSGPPRSLVKATEPIAKALAGRRVFPLFAVVHHRGRKSGTDYATPVAVVPTSDPNIVLIGLPWGRRTNWAGNVVAAGSADLTWKGALHSTTSPRIIEPAEAEALATRWFRPIVKHMPAAILLRRSHR is encoded by the coding sequence GTGTCGATCGTGACGATCGTTCGGAGCGCCGTGGGTGCCGCGTTGCTGGTCAACGCCGTTCCGCACGGCGTGAGCGGTGTCCAGGGCCGGCCGTTCCCGAGCCCGTTCGGCGATCCTCCGGGCGTGGGGATGTCATCTCCACCCGTCAATGTCGGCTGGAGCGCGGCGAACGCGATCGCAGGCGCGCTGCTCCTGCGTCGTGGTCTCCGCTCACCGGCGGAAGCCGTCGGAGCAGCCGTCGGTGCCGTCGCAATGGCGATCGTGGTGTCGTATCACTTCCGCGAGGTGCTGGCCGGAGGCAGAGGTCTCCGGGGCATGCGTCTGGCGAAGGGCGGTTCCGGCCCGCCGCGGAGTCTCGTGAAGGCGACTGAACCGATCGCGAAAGCCTTGGCCGGGCGACGCGTATTCCCGCTGTTCGCGGTCGTCCACCACCGTGGACGCAAGAGCGGAACCGACTATGCGACTCCGGTCGCCGTGGTGCCGACGTCGGATCCGAACATCGTCTTGATCGGTCTGCCGTGGGGACGGAGGACGAACTGGGCAGGCAACGTCGTCGCCGCGGGGAGCGCAGACCTCACCTGGAAGGGCGCCCTGCACTCGACGACTTCGCCCCGCATCATCGAACCCGCCGAGGCCGAAGCCCTGGCCACGCGATGGTTCCGCCCCATCGTGAAGCACATGCCGGCCGCCATTCTGCTCCGGCGTTCGCACCGCTGA
- a CDS encoding TMEM175 family protein encodes MAARDDDSGPRQRRRKPTRADPGRAMAFSDAVIAIVITLLVLDLRPPDAEPGELLPALLEEWPTYLAYAASYTYLAVIWLNHKAAFTRIREMDIGLQWANLGILAALALVPWPTAVIAETARTGNIDDERVAVALYAIVGALLCLSWLVFFSYLARHPDLTNEEVDDSYFARERPRALIGVVLYLAAGVAGVLLHPLVASVVFLLLPAFYGFTSHGHDQRPAFLRAGDDKGRGNTRPSGS; translated from the coding sequence GTGGCAGCGAGAGACGACGACAGCGGCCCGCGACAGCGGAGAAGAAAACCCACCCGCGCGGACCCCGGCCGTGCGATGGCGTTCAGCGACGCCGTCATCGCGATCGTCATCACACTCCTCGTCCTCGACCTTCGGCCGCCCGACGCCGAGCCCGGCGAGTTGCTGCCTGCGCTGCTGGAGGAGTGGCCGACCTACCTGGCGTACGCAGCCTCCTACACCTACCTGGCGGTGATCTGGCTGAACCACAAGGCCGCCTTCACCCGGATCCGGGAGATGGACATCGGCCTGCAGTGGGCGAATCTGGGAATCCTCGCCGCGCTCGCGCTGGTGCCCTGGCCGACAGCCGTGATCGCCGAGACGGCCCGAACCGGCAACATCGACGACGAACGGGTGGCGGTCGCGCTGTACGCGATCGTCGGCGCACTGCTGTGCCTGTCCTGGCTGGTGTTCTTCTCCTATTTGGCGCGGCACCCCGACCTCACCAACGAGGAGGTGGACGACTCCTACTTCGCGCGCGAACGCCCCCGCGCCCTCATCGGAGTAGTCCTGTACCTGGCGGCTGGAGTGGCAGGCGTCCTCCTCCACCCCCTGGTCGCATCAGTCGTCTTCCTCCTGCTGCCCGCGTTCTACGGGTTCACCAGCCACGGACACGACCAACGGCCCGCGTTCCTCCGCGCCGGCGATGACAAGGGCAGAGGAAACACCCGCCCGAGTGGTTCGTGA
- a CDS encoding alpha/beta hydrolase-fold protein — protein MKNETGMRWPRGLRARAATGLVLAASLVALTAAPASAAPDPWESQSGIYHRFTVPKSSVPSNACGNSTGAGAEIEGDFGPSKTWARMGLDASGSNCAANIGPLQPGLYHYQYVATMADRSRVPFRAPDTPVEVTSHPEWNTLFVPGPEVAWMDDVAVGGGSVAELTYQSPVTQSEQSVAVWTPPGYTAKAAKALPVLYLLSDQGQSFREWLELGRARQILDNLAVNGDLTSMVVVMADAGDADPGTELLDGIVPAVKSAYNVSSKVKETAIAGIGRGASQALELAVAGPGVFGSVGSLSGYLSESTAVTAELARRINAKTDLLRFYVGNTLDPNYNGTYEAMTALRQAGLRLEFDGVHPETGGVWDTWRENLRDFASRAFTPSVEDHGLSEGHRPRTEPYTAPGAGSITTPHIDEHGMVTFETGTQWADAEDVVLWGDWAPNGQWLRIPLTKEGDRWRTTIGPIDGYYYWRYEVNGVPFHDPQDTKNVVNIESQLFVPGGVRTPLLADAAAEDSGQLETLTYNGAFGASKLKVWTPVDYDPNRAEPYPVLYLYHGFAQNYAAWTEIGRASQILDNLYAQGEIKPMVVVMPGYSGAPFDIWNELSGNVMPLVKSQYNVSDDPAQRAMAGLSWGGFLTHGTLVNHPGQFGYYGMFSPPFTAATLDPSTPGGQTAIATTKSVTLFAGDVDTGAVNAINGIESSMSANGIPVVKTVVPGPHGFDVWWQGLIDFLPRLF, from the coding sequence ATGAAGAATGAAACCGGGATGCGGTGGCCACGTGGCCTACGAGCTCGGGCAGCGACGGGGCTCGTTCTCGCCGCGTCGCTGGTAGCGCTGACGGCGGCCCCCGCCTCAGCCGCTCCTGATCCGTGGGAGTCGCAGTCGGGGATCTATCACCGCTTCACGGTTCCCAAGTCGAGTGTTCCGTCGAATGCCTGCGGCAACTCGACGGGTGCCGGCGCCGAGATCGAGGGCGATTTCGGACCGTCGAAGACGTGGGCGCGAATGGGGCTCGACGCGAGCGGCTCGAACTGCGCCGCGAACATCGGGCCGCTCCAGCCCGGCCTGTACCACTACCAGTACGTCGCCACCATGGCCGACCGATCGAGGGTGCCCTTCCGCGCGCCCGACACCCCTGTCGAGGTGACGTCGCACCCCGAGTGGAACACCCTCTTCGTCCCCGGGCCCGAGGTCGCCTGGATGGACGACGTCGCCGTGGGCGGCGGTTCCGTCGCCGAACTCACGTACCAGTCGCCCGTGACCCAGTCCGAGCAGTCGGTGGCGGTGTGGACGCCGCCGGGGTACACCGCCAAGGCGGCCAAGGCGCTCCCCGTGCTCTACCTGCTCTCCGACCAGGGTCAGTCCTTCCGCGAATGGCTCGAGCTCGGCCGCGCGCGCCAGATCCTCGACAACCTCGCGGTGAACGGCGACCTGACCTCCATGGTCGTCGTGATGGCCGACGCCGGCGATGCCGACCCGGGGACGGAGCTCCTGGACGGGATCGTCCCCGCCGTCAAGTCCGCGTACAACGTGTCGAGCAAGGTGAAGGAGACCGCGATCGCCGGCATCGGCCGCGGCGCGTCGCAGGCGCTCGAACTCGCCGTCGCCGGGCCCGGCGTTTTCGGTTCGGTCGGCTCGCTGTCCGGCTACCTCTCCGAAAGCACCGCGGTCACGGCCGAGCTCGCTCGCAGGATCAATGCCAAGACCGATCTGCTCCGCTTCTACGTCGGCAACACGCTCGACCCGAACTACAACGGCACCTACGAGGCCATGACCGCGCTTCGGCAGGCGGGTCTTCGGCTCGAGTTCGACGGTGTGCACCCCGAGACCGGCGGGGTATGGGACACCTGGCGTGAGAACCTGCGTGACTTCGCATCGCGTGCCTTCACGCCGAGCGTCGAGGACCACGGCCTCAGCGAGGGTCACCGACCGCGCACCGAGCCGTACACCGCGCCCGGCGCGGGGAGCATCACGACCCCGCACATCGACGAGCACGGCATGGTCACCTTCGAGACCGGCACCCAGTGGGCCGACGCCGAAGACGTCGTGCTGTGGGGCGACTGGGCTCCGAACGGGCAGTGGCTCCGCATCCCGCTCACCAAGGAGGGCGACCGCTGGCGCACCACGATCGGACCGATCGACGGCTACTACTACTGGCGCTACGAGGTGAACGGCGTACCCTTCCACGACCCTCAGGACACGAAGAACGTCGTGAATATCGAGAGCCAGCTGTTCGTCCCGGGCGGCGTGCGCACGCCGCTGCTGGCGGACGCCGCGGCCGAGGACAGCGGACAGCTCGAGACGCTCACCTACAACGGTGCGTTCGGCGCCTCGAAGCTCAAGGTGTGGACGCCGGTCGACTATGACCCGAACCGGGCCGAGCCGTATCCCGTCCTGTACCTGTACCACGGCTTCGCGCAGAACTACGCCGCGTGGACCGAGATCGGCAGGGCGAGCCAGATCCTCGACAACCTCTACGCGCAGGGCGAGATCAAGCCCATGGTCGTGGTGATGCCGGGGTACTCAGGTGCGCCCTTCGACATCTGGAACGAGCTGTCGGGCAACGTGATGCCGCTGGTGAAGTCGCAGTACAACGTGTCTGATGACCCGGCGCAGCGCGCCATGGCGGGCCTGTCCTGGGGCGGGTTCCTCACCCACGGCACGCTGGTGAACCACCCGGGTCAGTTCGGCTACTACGGGATGTTCTCGCCGCCGTTCACCGCCGCGACGCTCGATCCGTCGACGCCCGGTGGTCAGACGGCCATCGCGACCACGAAGTCGGTCACGCTGTTCGCGGGCGACGTCGACACCGGTGCCGTCAACGCGATCAACGGCATCGAGTCGTCGATGAGCGCCAACGGGATCCCGGTCGTGAAGACCGTCGTTCCGGGACCGCACGGCTTCGACGTCTGGTGGCAGGGTCTCATCGACTTCCTGCCGCGGCTCTTCTAG
- a CDS encoding LacI family DNA-binding transcriptional regulator gives MARKASGSATIRDVAELAGVSIKTVSNVLNGYPYIRPETDERVRNAIRELRYHVNVSARNLSRGRTGVIALALPALRGVYFAELADTIMREAAKVGLTVFIQQTNDERDRELRVVNGSYRSMVDGVIYSPLALGQQDAALFDVDFPMVLLGERVFDVGVDHVTMHNVAAARAAAEHVIARGARTIVPLGAKEDQSTSSGTLRMEGFLQALEAHGLEVDPRAIIGVPDYFHATGAATMAEILDRGVTPDAVVAFTDTLALGALSTLTDRGLRVPDDVQLIGFDNIEETSYSSPPLTTIDLGREAVAATAVTLLEERIRLRLDGVGKDDQPAPRKVVVDFRLVERQSTLS, from the coding sequence GTGGCACGCAAGGCGAGCGGATCCGCGACGATCCGGGATGTCGCGGAGCTTGCAGGCGTGTCGATCAAGACCGTCTCCAACGTGCTGAACGGCTATCCCTACATCCGGCCCGAGACCGACGAGCGCGTCCGCAACGCGATCCGCGAGCTGCGCTACCACGTCAACGTCTCGGCGCGGAACCTCAGCCGCGGACGCACCGGCGTCATCGCGCTCGCGCTGCCCGCCCTTCGGGGCGTCTACTTCGCCGAGCTCGCCGACACCATCATGCGCGAGGCCGCGAAGGTCGGGTTGACCGTCTTCATCCAGCAGACCAACGACGAGCGGGATCGCGAATTGAGAGTGGTCAACGGCAGCTACCGCTCGATGGTCGACGGTGTCATCTATTCACCGTTGGCATTGGGACAGCAGGATGCCGCGCTCTTCGACGTCGACTTTCCGATGGTGCTGCTCGGCGAACGTGTTTTCGACGTCGGCGTGGACCACGTGACGATGCACAACGTCGCCGCCGCGAGGGCTGCCGCGGAACACGTCATCGCGCGCGGGGCACGCACCATCGTGCCGCTCGGCGCGAAGGAGGATCAGTCGACGAGCAGCGGCACGCTGCGCATGGAGGGCTTCCTGCAAGCACTCGAGGCGCACGGGCTCGAGGTCGACCCCCGCGCGATCATCGGAGTGCCCGACTACTTCCACGCGACCGGGGCGGCGACCATGGCCGAGATCCTCGACCGCGGCGTCACGCCCGACGCCGTCGTCGCCTTCACCGACACCCTCGCGCTGGGCGCGCTTTCGACGCTCACCGATCGAGGCTTGCGCGTGCCCGACGATGTGCAGCTCATCGGCTTCGACAACATCGAAGAGACCAGCTATTCCAGTCCACCGCTGACAACGATCGACCTCGGTCGCGAGGCCGTCGCCGCCACCGCTGTCACCCTGCTCGAGGAGCGCATTCGCCTTCGGCTCGACGGCGTCGGGAAGGATGACCAGCCTGCTCCCCGGAAAGTCGTCGTCGACTTCCGCCTGGTCGAACGACAGTCGACGCTCAGCTGA
- a CDS encoding TetR/AcrR family transcriptional regulator — translation MPASGQRQVASDEGLSKQRVVVEAVRLADREGVDGLSMRRLAGVLGAGAMSLYHYVASKDELLDAMIDIVFAEIELPPEGTDWQSAMRREAESTRQVLARHPWAIGLMESRTTPGPANLRHREAVTACLRRAGFSVITATHANWLINSYVYGYALQAATLPFDTADQLADMTEEVYLPQLPPDEFPYLNESAAELVAVGYDPTEEFIFGLDLVLAALEPHRAPA, via the coding sequence ATGCCTGCAAGTGGACAACGCCAGGTCGCGTCCGACGAGGGGCTGAGCAAGCAGCGGGTCGTGGTCGAGGCGGTCCGGCTCGCCGACCGCGAGGGCGTCGATGGGCTGAGCATGCGCCGGCTCGCCGGCGTGCTCGGCGCGGGCGCGATGTCGCTCTACCACTACGTGGCGAGCAAGGACGAGCTGCTGGACGCCATGATCGACATCGTGTTCGCGGAGATCGAGCTCCCGCCGGAAGGAACCGACTGGCAGTCGGCGATGCGACGGGAGGCGGAATCCACCCGACAGGTTCTGGCACGCCACCCGTGGGCGATCGGCCTGATGGAGTCGCGCACCACGCCGGGGCCCGCGAACCTCCGCCACCGCGAAGCGGTCACCGCCTGCCTGCGAAGGGCCGGCTTCTCGGTCATCACGGCGACGCACGCCAACTGGTTGATCAACAGCTATGTCTACGGTTACGCGCTGCAGGCAGCCACCCTGCCGTTCGACACCGCCGACCAGCTGGCGGACATGACCGAGGAGGTCTACCTCCCACAGCTTCCGCCCGACGAGTTCCCCTACCTCAACGAGTCGGCGGCGGAGCTCGTCGCTGTCGGCTACGACCCGACGGAGGAGTTCATCTTCGGGCTCGACCTCGTCCTCGCCGCCCTCGAGCCGCACAGAGCGCCCGCATAG
- a CDS encoding zinc-binding dehydrogenase produces MGIEQRSDPENRAELKPFTSIGKRPDLLTPADLLRTGQVTPVFDRTNPLEEAADALRCVAAGHTRGKVVITV; encoded by the coding sequence GTGGGAATCGAACAGCGATCGGATCCGGAGAACCGAGCGGAGCTGAAGCCCTTCACGTCGATCGGAAAGCGCCCGGATCTGCTGACCCCGGCCGATCTCCTCAGGACAGGGCAGGTCACCCCCGTCTTCGACCGCACCAACCCGCTCGAAGAAGCAGCCGACGCCCTCCGCTGCGTAGCGGCCGGGCACACCCGAGGGAAGGTCGTGATCACCGTCTGA
- a CDS encoding DUF6326 family protein, with protein MTIPTKSPNPLGSPPVPVQAKLAAAWTSFMFLYIYVDFFNLYKPGVVDGILNGFVWRFNVSPTLLTIMLASVAVPALMVMLSMTLPARANRATNLVVASLYIPYSLFNAAGASWDWAFFYALSIGIEVLLLAFILRSAWTWPRTHSDTAEVAAAADRLRQDLRQ; from the coding sequence ATGACCATCCCAACGAAAAGCCCGAACCCTCTCGGCAGCCCGCCGGTCCCCGTGCAGGCGAAGCTCGCCGCCGCATGGACCAGTTTCATGTTCCTCTACATCTACGTCGACTTCTTCAACCTCTACAAGCCCGGCGTCGTCGACGGCATCCTGAATGGCTTCGTCTGGAGGTTCAACGTCAGCCCGACGTTGTTGACCATCATGCTGGCGTCCGTGGCGGTGCCGGCCCTGATGGTGATGCTCTCGATGACGCTGCCCGCCCGGGCGAACCGCGCCACGAACCTCGTCGTGGCATCGCTCTACATCCCCTACTCGCTGTTCAACGCGGCAGGGGCGTCCTGGGACTGGGCCTTCTTCTACGCCCTCTCCATCGGAATCGAGGTGCTGCTGCTGGCCTTCATCCTGCGCTCCGCCTGGACCTGGCCCCGAACGCACTCCGACACTGCGGAGGTCGCGGCGGCGGCCGACCGCCTGCGACAGGACCTTCGGCAGTAG